One genomic segment of Mycolicibacterium psychrotolerans includes these proteins:
- a CDS encoding GOLPH3/VPS74 family protein: MAQIAEDLLLLLLDNGSAQPGLDNPRRGHALAAATLLDIAYSCRVRPSIDGEPVPPGRLVALDAAGPSDPVVAPALDYLRATPRRPADAIKTLARHTEGRLLEHLERMGQLHRISLPGKGFRRREAYPLTDRRRVGPARDALLAALFDRRPPAPPAAAIITVLHAADGLGALLSLNDRGWRWVHARAGEIASGSWVDESPTGMAEVNLAVTASAVRRALAQLS, from the coding sequence GTGGCGCAGATCGCCGAGGACCTGTTGTTGCTTCTACTGGACAACGGGTCTGCACAGCCCGGGCTGGACAATCCGCGGCGTGGTCACGCGTTGGCCGCCGCGACACTGCTCGACATCGCGTACTCCTGCCGGGTGCGGCCGTCGATCGACGGTGAACCCGTGCCGCCAGGCCGTCTGGTGGCGCTCGACGCCGCGGGTCCGTCCGATCCCGTCGTCGCACCCGCGCTGGACTACCTGCGTGCCACCCCACGCCGGCCGGCCGACGCGATCAAGACGCTGGCCCGCCACACCGAGGGCCGCCTGCTCGAGCACCTCGAGCGGATGGGCCAGCTTCATCGGATCAGCCTGCCGGGCAAGGGCTTTCGCCGCCGAGAGGCCTATCCGCTGACCGACCGCCGCCGTGTCGGACCCGCCCGCGATGCGCTGCTGGCCGCGCTGTTCGACCGCAGGCCGCCCGCTCCCCCGGCGGCGGCGATCATCACGGTGCTGCACGCCGCCGACGGGCTCGGCGCGCTGCTCAGCCTCAACGACCGGGGCTGGCGCTGGGTGCACGCCCGGGCCGGGGAGATCGCCAGCGGCAGCTGGGTCGACGAGTCCCCGACGGGCATGGCGGAGGTCAACCTGGCCGTCACCGCGTCCGCGGTCCGCCGGGCGCTGGCGCAGTTGTCCTAA
- the greA gene encoding transcription elongation factor GreA, protein MTDTQVTWLTEEAFDRLKAELDQLIANRPVIAAEINDRREEGDLRENGGYHAAREEQGQQEARIRQLQELLNSAKVGEAPKQSGVALPGSVVKVYYDDDESDTETFLIGTRQEGVTDGKLEVYSPNSPLGGALLDAKVGETRTYTVPNGNTVKVTLVSAEPYHG, encoded by the coding sequence ATGACCGATACCCAGGTCACCTGGCTGACCGAAGAGGCCTTCGACCGGTTGAAGGCAGAGCTGGACCAGTTGATCGCGAATCGTCCCGTCATCGCCGCCGAGATCAACGACCGGCGCGAAGAGGGTGACCTCCGCGAGAACGGCGGCTACCACGCAGCCCGCGAGGAGCAGGGCCAGCAGGAGGCCCGGATCCGTCAGCTGCAGGAGTTGCTCAACAGCGCCAAGGTGGGCGAGGCCCCCAAGCAGTCGGGCGTCGCGTTGCCGGGCTCGGTGGTCAAGGTCTACTACGACGACGACGAGAGCGACACCGAGACGTTCCTGATCGGCACCCGCCAGGAGGGCGTCACCGACGGCAAGCTCGAGGTCTACTCACCGAACTCACCGCTGGGCGGCGCGCTGCTCGACGCCAAGGTCGGCGAGACCCGTACCTACACGGTGCCCAACGGCAATACGGTCAAGGTGACGCTGGTCTCCGCGGAGCCGTATCACGGCTGA
- a CDS encoding DUF4307 domain-containing protein, which yields MIDRPAARYGSQGPSRRNRRRIVLAATVLVVALGVAIAAVAFTRLGSADIKGELGGYRVVDDGTVEVTVSVTRDDPSQPVVCIVRARSYDGDEVGRRELLVAPSPAKTVQVRTVVKTSAPPVVGDVYGCGSDVPAYLVEPS from the coding sequence ATGATCGATCGTCCCGCCGCGCGCTACGGCTCCCAAGGACCCAGCCGGCGCAACCGCCGCCGGATCGTCCTCGCCGCGACGGTTCTCGTGGTCGCGCTGGGCGTGGCGATCGCGGCCGTGGCGTTCACGCGGCTGGGCTCCGCGGACATCAAGGGCGAGTTGGGCGGCTACCGGGTGGTCGACGACGGCACAGTCGAGGTGACGGTCAGCGTCACCCGCGACGACCCGTCTCAGCCCGTGGTCTGCATCGTGCGGGCCCGGTCCTACGACGGCGACGAGGTCGGCAGGCGCGAACTGCTGGTGGCCCCGTCCCCCGCCAAGACAGTGCAGGTCAGGACCGTCGTCAAGACGAGCGCGCCGCCCGTCGTCGGCGACGTCTACGGCTGCGGCAGCGACGTGCCGGCGTACCTCGTCGAACCGTCCTGA
- the mca gene encoding mycothiol conjugate amidase Mca — protein sequence MSELRLMAVHAHPDDESSKGAATMARYVDEGVRVLVVTLTGGERGDILNPAMDLPEVHGRMAEIRREEMAKAAAILGVEHHWLGFVDSGLPEGDPLPPLPEGCFALEPLEVPTEALVRVIRDFKPHVMTTYDENGGYPHPDHIRCHQVSVAAYEAAADHRLYPGAGDPWSTHKLYYNHGFLRQRMQVLQDEFTKHGKEGPFAKWLESWDPDEDLLAKRVTTRIECSKYFTQRDEALLAHATQIDPKSFFFTTPMEWQQRLWPTEEYELARSRVPVRLPETDLFTGIEGRE from the coding sequence TTGAGCGAACTGCGGTTGATGGCCGTACACGCGCACCCCGACGACGAGTCCAGCAAGGGCGCCGCCACGATGGCGCGCTACGTCGACGAGGGCGTGCGCGTGCTGGTCGTGACGCTGACGGGCGGCGAGCGCGGCGACATCCTCAACCCCGCGATGGATCTGCCGGAAGTGCACGGCCGGATGGCCGAGATCCGCCGCGAGGAGATGGCCAAGGCGGCGGCGATCCTCGGCGTCGAGCACCACTGGCTGGGCTTCGTCGATTCCGGGTTGCCCGAGGGTGACCCCCTGCCGCCGCTGCCGGAGGGCTGTTTCGCGCTCGAACCGCTCGAGGTGCCCACCGAGGCGCTGGTCCGGGTCATCCGGGACTTCAAGCCGCACGTGATGACGACCTACGACGAGAACGGCGGGTATCCCCACCCCGACCACATCCGCTGCCACCAGGTGTCGGTCGCGGCGTACGAGGCGGCCGCCGATCACCGGCTCTACCCCGGTGCCGGCGACCCGTGGAGCACGCACAAGCTGTACTACAACCACGGGTTCCTGCGGCAGCGCATGCAGGTGCTGCAGGACGAGTTCACCAAACACGGCAAAGAGGGCCCGTTCGCGAAATGGCTGGAGAGCTGGGATCCGGACGAGGATCTGCTCGCCAAGCGCGTCACCACCCGGATCGAGTGCTCGAAGTACTTCACCCAGCGCGACGAGGCGCTGCTGGCGCACGCCACGCAGATCGACCCGAAGAGTTTCTTCTTCACCACGCCGATGGAATGGCAGCAGCGGTTGTGGCCGACCGAGGAATACGAACTGGCCCGGTCCCGTGTCCCGGTGCGGCTGCCGGAGACCGATCTGTTCACGGGCATCGAAGGACGGGAGTGA
- a CDS encoding thioredoxin domain-containing protein → MSPAPGRNTLGASTSPYLRQHADNPVHWQQWTPGALAEAAERDVPILLSVGYAACHWCHVMAHESFADPEVAALANAHFVCIKVDREERPDLDAVYMNATVALTGQGGWPMTCFLTPDGRPFFCGTYYPKATFLQLLSAVDETWRTRRAEVEQASDHIAGELRAMATGLPGGGPEVNAGLCDAAVEAVLADEDTVHGGFGTAPKFPPSALLEAMLRHHERTGASGALATAARACEAMARGGLYDQLAGGFARYSVDAEWVVPHFEKMLYDNAQLLRVYAHWLRVSPNTLARRVTRETARFLLDQLRRDGMFVSSLDADAAGHEGLTYVWTPAQLRAPLGDEDGRWAADLFGVTDAGTFEGGASVLQLRADPSDAARYDNVRTVLRAARSTRPQPGRDDKIVTAWNGLAITALCEAGVALEDAELTAAATGCAEAILDLHVRDGRLRRASLGGVVGEPAAILDDHAALATGLLTLHQVTGQESWLAAAADLLDVALDHFVDPDHPGRWYDVADDAEQLLLRPADPLDGATPSGASSIAEALQLAAHLASPERAQRYTDAAVATLSAAAALLERVPRSAGHWLSVAEAAVRGPIQIAVSCADPVTSELLATARALAPGGAIVVGGRPDSSELLRGRPRVRDADAAYVCRGQVCDLPVVTGADLAAALRQSV, encoded by the coding sequence GTGAGCCCGGCCCCGGGACGTAACACCCTCGGGGCGTCGACCAGCCCGTATCTGCGCCAGCACGCCGACAACCCGGTGCACTGGCAGCAGTGGACGCCCGGGGCGCTCGCCGAGGCCGCCGAGCGCGACGTCCCGATCCTGCTGTCCGTCGGATACGCCGCCTGCCACTGGTGCCATGTGATGGCCCACGAGTCGTTCGCCGACCCGGAGGTGGCCGCGCTGGCCAACGCCCACTTCGTCTGCATCAAGGTCGACCGGGAGGAGCGTCCCGACCTCGACGCCGTCTACATGAACGCGACGGTCGCGCTGACCGGACAGGGCGGCTGGCCGATGACGTGTTTCCTGACGCCCGACGGCAGGCCCTTCTTCTGCGGCACTTACTACCCGAAAGCGACCTTCCTGCAACTCCTTTCGGCGGTCGACGAGACGTGGCGGACCCGGCGCGCCGAGGTCGAGCAGGCGTCGGACCACATCGCCGGCGAGTTGCGCGCGATGGCCACCGGCCTGCCGGGCGGCGGGCCCGAGGTGAACGCGGGGCTGTGCGACGCGGCGGTCGAGGCCGTGTTGGCCGACGAGGACACCGTGCACGGCGGCTTCGGGACCGCGCCGAAATTCCCGCCGTCGGCGCTGCTGGAGGCGATGTTGCGGCACCACGAACGCACCGGCGCGTCCGGCGCGCTGGCGACGGCGGCCCGCGCCTGCGAGGCGATGGCACGGGGCGGTCTCTACGATCAGCTCGCCGGCGGCTTCGCCCGCTACAGCGTGGACGCTGAGTGGGTGGTCCCGCATTTCGAGAAGATGCTCTACGACAACGCCCAGCTGCTGCGGGTGTACGCACACTGGTTGCGGGTTTCGCCGAATACCTTGGCGCGCAGGGTCACTCGGGAGACAGCACGATTCCTTCTCGACCAGTTGCGCCGCGACGGCATGTTCGTCTCGTCGCTGGACGCCGACGCGGCGGGTCACGAGGGCCTGACGTACGTGTGGACACCGGCCCAGCTGCGCGCGCCGCTCGGCGACGAGGACGGGCGATGGGCCGCCGACCTCTTCGGCGTCACCGACGCCGGCACATTCGAGGGTGGCGCGTCGGTGCTGCAGCTGCGGGCCGATCCGAGTGACGCCGCCCGGTACGACAACGTCCGCACGGTGCTGCGCGCAGCCCGGTCGACACGTCCGCAACCGGGCCGCGACGACAAGATCGTCACCGCGTGGAACGGGCTCGCGATCACCGCGCTGTGCGAAGCCGGCGTCGCGCTCGAGGACGCCGAATTGACCGCAGCGGCAACGGGTTGCGCGGAAGCGATCCTGGACCTGCACGTCCGGGACGGCCGGTTGCGGCGGGCCAGCCTGGGCGGCGTGGTGGGCGAGCCCGCTGCGATCCTCGACGACCACGCGGCGCTGGCCACCGGGTTGCTCACGCTGCATCAGGTGACGGGGCAGGAGAGCTGGCTGGCCGCGGCGGCGGACCTGCTCGACGTCGCGCTCGACCACTTCGTCGACCCGGATCACCCCGGGCGCTGGTATGACGTCGCCGACGACGCCGAGCAGCTGCTGCTGCGGCCCGCCGATCCGCTCGACGGCGCCACCCCCTCGGGAGCGTCGTCGATCGCCGAAGCGCTGCAGCTGGCCGCGCATCTGGCGTCTCCAGAGCGCGCGCAGCGTTACACCGACGCCGCCGTGGCGACGCTGTCGGCTGCCGCGGCGCTGCTGGAGCGGGTGCCGCGCTCGGCCGGGCACTGGCTTTCGGTGGCCGAAGCGGCGGTGCGCGGTCCGATCCAGATCGCCGTCTCCTGCGCCGACCCGGTCACCTCGGAGTTGCTCGCCACCGCCCGCGCGCTGGCGCCAGGGGGAGCGATCGTCGTCGGCGGACGCCCCGACTCGTCGGAACTGCTGCGCGGGCGGCCGCGGGTACGCGACGCCGATGCAGCCTATGTGTGCCGCGGACAGGTGTGCGACCTGCCCGTCGTCACCGGCGCGGATCTCGCTGCCGCACTGAGGCAGTCCGTGTAG
- a CDS encoding nuclear transport factor 2 family protein, whose translation MSFEPDVLQGFVQRYLDTVAGGTADDVAALYAEDATLEDPVGGGEVHIGRQAIAGFYKGMDGDTEITTELLMFRAGGHEAAFVFAITVGGAMRIEPIEVMTFDGDGKITSMKAYWGPQNITPL comes from the coding sequence ATGAGCTTCGAGCCCGACGTCTTGCAAGGTTTCGTTCAGCGCTACCTCGACACGGTCGCCGGCGGTACCGCCGACGACGTCGCCGCGCTCTACGCCGAGGACGCCACGCTGGAGGATCCGGTCGGCGGCGGCGAGGTGCACATCGGGCGGCAGGCCATCGCCGGCTTCTACAAGGGCATGGACGGCGACACTGAGATCACCACCGAGTTGCTGATGTTCCGGGCGGGCGGTCACGAGGCCGCGTTCGTGTTCGCGATCACGGTGGGCGGGGCGATGCGCATCGAACCCATCGAGGTGATGACGTTCGACGGCGACGGCAAGATCACGTCGATGAAGGCCTACTGGGGCCCGCAGAACATCACCCCGCTGTAG
- the trhA gene encoding PAQR family membrane homeostasis protein TrhA, with the protein MPTSVDPRNTEDESRGAEDLPEAFAEGVVQFLGKPRLRGWIHVYSAAVAVVCGATLVAVSWSLQSTRAGIATLIYTLTIVAMFTVSAVYHRVNWTSATARKWMKRADHSMIFVFIAGSYTPFAVLALPEHSGEVLLWIVWGGALAGVLLKMFWPSAPRWVGTPLYILLGWVAAWFIGPILQGAGVAAVVLLIVGGALYSIGGVLYALKWPNPWPTTFGHHEFFHACTAVAAICHYIAMWFAVF; encoded by the coding sequence ATGCCCACGTCTGTCGATCCCCGGAACACCGAGGACGAATCGCGGGGAGCCGAGGACCTGCCCGAAGCCTTCGCCGAAGGCGTCGTGCAGTTCCTGGGCAAGCCCCGGCTGCGGGGATGGATTCACGTCTACTCCGCGGCCGTGGCGGTGGTCTGCGGCGCCACCCTGGTGGCGGTGTCGTGGTCGCTGCAGTCGACGCGGGCGGGCATCGCGACGCTGATCTACACGCTGACCATCGTCGCGATGTTCACCGTCAGCGCCGTCTACCACCGGGTGAACTGGACGTCGGCCACCGCGCGCAAGTGGATGAAGCGCGCGGACCACTCGATGATCTTCGTGTTCATCGCCGGCAGCTACACGCCGTTCGCCGTGCTCGCGTTGCCGGAACACAGCGGGGAGGTGCTGCTGTGGATCGTCTGGGGCGGCGCGCTGGCCGGGGTGCTGCTCAAGATGTTCTGGCCGTCGGCGCCGCGGTGGGTCGGGACGCCGCTCTACATCCTGCTGGGCTGGGTCGCCGCGTGGTTCATCGGTCCGATCCTGCAGGGCGCCGGCGTCGCGGCGGTAGTGCTGCTGATCGTCGGCGGCGCTCTGTACAGCATCGGCGGTGTGCTGTACGCGCTGAAGTGGCCGAACCCGTGGCCGACGACGTTCGGCCACCACGAGTTCTTCCACGCGTGCACGGCCGTCGCGGCGATCTGCCACTACATCGCGATGTGGTTCGCAGTCTTCTGA
- a CDS encoding (2Z,6E)-farnesyl diphosphate synthase has product MDLIPRRLKEPAYRLYEMRLRQGLSRQRSELPRHIAVLCDGNRRWARELGHDDVAYGYRAGAQKIAEMLRWCADAGIEMATVYLLSTENLQRDADELASLIEIITDVVEEICAPANQWSVRTVGDLELIGEEPARRLREAVQSTDGNGGKFHVNVAVGYGGRQEIVDAVRALLSKELANGASGEQLIEAVTAEAISENLYTSGQPDPDLVIRTSGEQRLSGFLLWQSAYSEMWFTEAYWPEFRRVDFLRALRDYSARHRRYGL; this is encoded by the coding sequence GTGGACCTCATTCCGCGGCGGCTCAAGGAACCGGCCTACCGGCTCTACGAGATGCGGCTGCGTCAGGGGCTCTCCCGGCAGAGATCCGAGCTGCCCCGCCACATCGCGGTGCTCTGCGACGGGAACCGCCGCTGGGCGCGTGAACTCGGTCACGACGACGTCGCCTACGGCTATCGGGCCGGCGCCCAGAAGATCGCCGAGATGCTGCGGTGGTGCGCCGATGCCGGTATCGAGATGGCGACGGTGTACCTGCTGTCCACCGAGAACCTGCAGCGCGACGCCGACGAGTTGGCCTCGCTGATCGAGATCATCACCGACGTCGTCGAGGAGATCTGCGCGCCCGCGAACCAGTGGAGCGTGCGCACTGTCGGTGACCTCGAGCTGATCGGTGAGGAACCGGCCCGCCGGCTCCGCGAGGCCGTGCAGTCGACCGACGGCAACGGCGGGAAGTTTCATGTCAACGTCGCCGTCGGCTACGGCGGCCGCCAGGAGATCGTCGACGCGGTACGCGCGCTGCTGTCCAAGGAGCTGGCCAACGGCGCCAGCGGCGAGCAGTTGATCGAAGCGGTGACCGCCGAAGCCATCTCGGAGAACCTGTACACCTCCGGCCAGCCCGACCCCGATCTGGTGATCCGCACCTCGGGCGAGCAGCGGCTCTCGGGCTTCCTGCTGTGGCAGAGCGCGTACTCCGAGATGTGGTTCACCGAGGCGTACTGGCCGGAGTTCCGACGCGTCGACTTCCTGCGGGCCCTGCGCGACTACAGCGCCCGGCACCGGCGTTACGGGCTGTAG
- the coaA gene encoding type I pantothenate kinase, with product MARLSEPSPYVEFDRSQWQALRMSTPLKLTEDELVRLRGLGEKIDLLEVEEVYLPLARLIHLQVAARQALFATTADFLGEPQQNPDRPVPFVIGVAGSVAVGKSTTARVLQALLARWEHHPRVDLVTTDGFLYPNNELSRRNLMHRKGFPESYDRRALMRFVTAVKSGADAACAPVYSHLLYDIVPSEKQIITHPDILILEGLNVLQTGPALMVSDLFDFSVYVDARIEDIEEWYISRFLSMRAGAFADPASHFHHYSTLTDEQAVFAARDIWHSINRPNLIENILPTRPRATLVLRKDADHSINRLRLRKL from the coding sequence ATGGCGCGGCTGAGCGAACCCAGCCCCTACGTGGAGTTCGACCGAAGTCAATGGCAGGCACTTCGGATGTCCACGCCGCTGAAGCTGACCGAGGACGAGCTGGTCAGGCTCCGCGGTCTCGGCGAGAAGATCGACCTGCTCGAGGTCGAAGAGGTCTATCTGCCGTTGGCCCGGCTGATCCATCTGCAGGTCGCCGCCCGGCAGGCGCTGTTCGCCACCACCGCGGACTTCCTAGGGGAGCCGCAGCAGAATCCGGACCGGCCGGTGCCGTTCGTCATCGGGGTGGCCGGCAGTGTGGCGGTCGGCAAGTCGACCACCGCGCGTGTGCTGCAGGCGCTGCTGGCGCGCTGGGAACACCACCCCCGGGTGGACCTGGTCACCACCGACGGCTTCCTGTACCCCAACAATGAGCTCTCGCGCCGGAACCTGATGCATCGCAAGGGTTTTCCCGAGAGCTACGACCGCAGGGCGCTGATGCGCTTCGTCACCGCCGTCAAGTCGGGTGCCGACGCGGCGTGCGCCCCGGTCTACTCGCATCTGCTCTACGACATCGTGCCGAGCGAGAAGCAGATCATCACCCACCCCGACATCCTGATTCTCGAGGGACTCAACGTGCTCCAGACCGGGCCTGCGCTGATGGTCTCGGACCTCTTCGACTTCTCGGTGTACGTCGACGCCCGCATCGAGGACATCGAGGAGTGGTACATCTCGCGGTTCCTGTCGATGCGGGCCGGCGCCTTCGCCGACCCGGCATCGCACTTCCACCACTACTCCACGCTGACCGATGAGCAGGCCGTGTTCGCCGCCCGCGACATCTGGCATTCGATCAACCGGCCGAACCTGATCGAGAACATCCTGCCGACGCGGCCGCGTGCCACGCTGGTGCTGCGCAAGGACGCCGACCACTCCATCAACCGGCTGCGGCTGCGCAAACTCTAG
- a CDS encoding DUF885 domain-containing protein, which yields MDAGTGSAPLIRDYLTLGLRFDRIEEGYVDSFTGDPALRRAVADEPAPEPAGLAREARRLLAELPAGLDSDRAAFVGAHLRALECAARKFAGEDVGFVDEVEAYFDVRITKGDPERYREAHAKLDDALGGTGPLAERIRAHRTAEEIPPARLEEAIGAFSSALRDRVRATFPLPDRETITYEVVTDKPWSGFNYYLGEYRSTVAVNADLKQQMSNLPRLVAHESYPGHHTEHCRKEAGLVEAKGQAEQTIFLVNTPQCLMAEGLADLALYAAVGPGWGSWAADIYADLGLRFDGARAETISEATAALADVRQDAALMLHDEHRDVDDVVDFLKRWLLVDDERARQMLRFLSSPLWRAYTSTYVEGYRLLRGWLDIRPDGVTLTDRFTTLLDEPLIPSSLRAT from the coding sequence ATGGACGCCGGTACTGGTTCTGCGCCCCTGATCCGCGACTACCTGACGCTCGGGCTGCGGTTCGACCGCATCGAGGAGGGCTACGTCGACTCCTTCACCGGCGATCCGGCACTGCGGCGTGCGGTCGCCGACGAGCCCGCACCCGAGCCGGCCGGGCTGGCCCGCGAGGCGCGCCGGTTGCTGGCCGAACTGCCCGCCGGGCTCGATAGCGACCGCGCCGCGTTCGTCGGTGCGCACCTGCGCGCCCTGGAGTGCGCAGCCCGCAAGTTCGCGGGCGAGGACGTGGGTTTCGTCGACGAGGTCGAGGCCTACTTCGACGTCCGGATCACCAAGGGCGACCCGGAGCGCTACCGGGAGGCGCACGCCAAGCTCGACGACGCGCTCGGCGGGACCGGCCCGCTCGCCGAACGGATCCGGGCCCACCGGACGGCCGAGGAGATCCCGCCGGCACGGCTCGAGGAGGCCATCGGAGCGTTCTCCTCCGCGCTACGCGACCGCGTCAGGGCGACGTTCCCGCTGCCCGACCGCGAGACCATCACCTACGAGGTGGTCACCGACAAACCGTGGTCGGGATTCAACTACTACCTCGGCGAGTACCGATCCACGGTCGCCGTCAACGCCGACCTCAAACAGCAGATGTCCAACCTGCCCCGGCTGGTGGCCCACGAGTCCTATCCCGGGCACCACACCGAGCACTGCCGCAAAGAAGCGGGGCTGGTCGAGGCGAAGGGTCAGGCGGAGCAGACCATCTTCCTGGTCAACACGCCGCAGTGCCTGATGGCCGAGGGGTTGGCCGACCTTGCGCTCTACGCCGCGGTCGGGCCCGGCTGGGGGAGTTGGGCCGCCGACATCTACGCCGACCTGGGGCTGCGGTTCGACGGCGCACGGGCGGAGACCATCTCGGAGGCGACGGCCGCGCTCGCTGATGTCCGGCAGGACGCCGCGCTGATGCTGCACGACGAGCACCGCGACGTCGACGACGTCGTCGACTTCCTCAAGCGCTGGCTGCTGGTCGACGACGAGCGTGCCCGGCAGATGTTGCGGTTCCTGTCCTCGCCGCTGTGGCGGGCGTACACCAGCACCTATGTCGAGGGATACCGGCTGCTGCGCGGCTGGCTCGACATCCGCCCCGACGGAGTGACGCTGACCGACCGGTTCACGACGCTGCTCGACGAGCCGCTGATCCCGTCGTCGCTGCGGGCCACCTGA